The genome window GCACCCGTAACAATTAAAATACTCATTCGATTTTAGATTTTAGATTTTAGATTTTAGATTTTAAAAAAAATTACACAAATTATTGCCTAAGTTGTCATCTTCTTCTTTCTCTTCCTCTGCGTTCTCTGCCTTCTCTGCGGTTCAAAAAGCATCAAATAGGATTAATATTAGAGAACTATCAACCCCCTTCCTGCTGATAAAAAGAGGTTGATAGTTAACTTTCATTGTTCAAAAGAATCTAAATCCAGTGCTTGGGAACCTCCGCGTTCTAACTCGATCAAAAGCTTACCTAGCTGAGTCCAAACTAGCCAGCCCGTGAGTACCGTCAGCGGCAAAGCTAGGGCATAAGAAAGTAGTTTGGGGAAGCCAAAAATCTCCATCCCCGAAGCTAAAAATACGCAAATACCGCCAGCCATTCCCAGAAAAGGTATGACCAATTGCAGCCTTGGCAGGTTAGCCAAAGTGCGAGTATAACGATTTTTAGACCACAGTTGTACGGATTGTTTGAGAGTTGCTTCAAATGCTACGCCGGAGGCCATACCTGCTAGTAATCCAGCCGACATTAAAAAATAGGGAGGTTCTGGAAAATAAGACACGAATAATTCCTTAATTTGGGTAATTGGAAGTTGGAATTTGGGAATGGGGAATGGGGAATGGGGAATGGGGAATGGGGAATGGGGAATGGGGAATTGGCAACAGTAAAATTATTTTTCTTCCTTCTTCCTTCTTCCTTCTTCCTTCTTCCTTCTTCCTTCTTCCTTCTAATTAAAATCGAGTTAGCGCGGCTGCTCCTGCTGTGGAAAACTCCGTCAAAGCGCCTAGAGCAACGTTGAACAGGCGACCGGGCTGCAAATCTTCCTTGACTAAGTTCCACAGGCTGCGAACTTCTTCGGTGTGGATCCGATCGTCCTCAATCAAAGCTAACATTAGCTGGCGTCTCAAAAACGACCCTTCCTCTGACAGCAAAAATTGCAAGCCTAGTTGGGCGGTGGGGAGCAAGTCGAAACTCCGATCCGATCGGGCGATCGCGATCATGTCCTCTAACCTGTTCCACTGGAATTTGCCATCTTTGAATAATACCTCAATCAGACGCCGCCGCAGTGCCGGAGATTCTCCGTTCAACAAACGCCGCGCTACATAAGGATACGCCACCTCGACTATCTTGAAATTCGGATTCAGCGTCAGGGCCAAACCTTCTTCTGTCACCAGAGAGCGAATAATTAAGGCAAATTTCGCCGGCACCCGGAAAGGATAATCGTACATCAACTCCGAAAACTGGTCTGTAATCGTCTTGAAGTTAAAATCTGACACCTTTTCGCCTACGATATCGCCCAGTACAGATTCCAACGCCGGGACGATCGGCATAATATCTGTATCTGGCGTCAAAAAGCCCAGTTTGACAAAATCCTTGGCTAACTCTAAGTAATCTTTGTTGATCAAGTGAACGACCGAATCAACCAAAGTTTCTTTAGTTGTTTCTTCCATCTGATCCATCATCCCAAAATCAATGTAAGCCATGCGGCCGTCCGCTAAGGCAAACAGATTTCCCGGATGGGGGTCAGCGTGAAAAAATCCGTGTTCCAGCAACTGCCGCAAACCGCTGCGGACTCCGACTTCAATTAAACTATCGGTATCCAAACCTGCGGCTTTAACACTTTCCATATCTGTCAGCTTGATGCCGTCAATCCATTCAAGAGTCAGAACGCAATTTGAAGTATAACGCCAGTAAATACTCGGAACTTTTACTGTCGGGTCGTCGGCAAAATTTGTAGCAAATTTCTCGGCGTTGCGTCCTTCATTGATATAATCAATTTCCTCGAACAATTTGATCCCGAATTCATCGACTATCAAACAGAGGTCGTGACCGAGATTCAGCGGCAGCAACGGGCCCAAAAATCCAGCCGCCCAGCGCATTAAGTAAAGGTCAAGGCTCAAGACGGGGAGCAAATTCGGTCGCTGAACCTTGACTGCTACTGCTTCCCCGGTGAGGAGGCGAGCTCGGTAGACTTGACCGAGACTTGCCGCGGCGACAGGTTCGGGGGAGATTTCGCTGTAGGTTTCGCTAATTTTGCGATCGAGTTGCGCTTCAATAATCTCGAAAGCGCGCACCGAGTCAAACGGCGGCAATTGATCCTGAAGTTTGATCAATTCTTCGAGAAAGTCTTTGCGGATCAAATCCGGTCTGGTAGAAAGGGCTTGGCCGACTTTAATGAAAGTTGGGCCCAAGCGAGTGAGTATTTGTCGCAGGTGGGCGGCCCGTTCCGGCTGGTGTGCTGCGACGGAGTGCTGCCAACTGTCCCACAGCATCCCCAGCACGAAGCCCGCAAAAGACCAAATAACGGTAATTGCGCGCCAAATTGCTTTCTGCGGACGTTTGCGGTAATACTGAGCGATCGCTTGTGGATCGTAGCGTCTAGCCTGAGTGAATTGATACTGAGGCACTCGTTTATTTTCCTCTTATCTTATGAAAATTACAGGTTAAA of Oscillatoria nigro-viridis PCC 7112 contains these proteins:
- a CDS encoding ABC1 kinase family protein codes for the protein MPQYQFTQARRYDPQAIAQYYRKRPQKAIWRAITVIWSFAGFVLGMLWDSWQHSVAAHQPERAAHLRQILTRLGPTFIKVGQALSTRPDLIRKDFLEELIKLQDQLPPFDSVRAFEIIEAQLDRKISETYSEISPEPVAAASLGQVYRARLLTGEAVAVKVQRPNLLPVLSLDLYLMRWAAGFLGPLLPLNLGHDLCLIVDEFGIKLFEEIDYINEGRNAEKFATNFADDPTVKVPSIYWRYTSNCVLTLEWIDGIKLTDMESVKAAGLDTDSLIEVGVRSGLRQLLEHGFFHADPHPGNLFALADGRMAYIDFGMMDQMEETTKETLVDSVVHLINKDYLELAKDFVKLGFLTPDTDIMPIVPALESVLGDIVGEKVSDFNFKTITDQFSELMYDYPFRVPAKFALIIRSLVTEEGLALTLNPNFKIVEVAYPYVARRLLNGESPALRRRLIEVLFKDGKFQWNRLEDMIAIARSDRSFDLLPTAQLGLQFLLSEEGSFLRRQLMLALIEDDRIHTEEVRSLWNLVKEDLQPGRLFNVALGALTEFSTAGAAALTRF